The sequence CCGCATCGATGAAGATCAGGTCAAATGGCCCCTCTTCGTTGGCCTCGATTTCGGGCAACCGGTCCAGGGCCTTGCCGACCCGGACCTCCGCGATCTTGTCCAGCCCGGCCAATTTGATATTGTCCCGCGCCACCGCCGCGTGCCGTTCTTCATATTCCAGGGAAATTAGCCTTCCCCCTTCCCCCAGAGCCCGGGCCAGCCAGATGGTGCTGTAGCCGCCAAGGGTACCGATTTCCAGGATTTTTCCGGCGCCCTGGATCGAGGCCAGCAAATAGAGGAATTTTCCCTGCGCTTCCGACACGGCAATGGGCGGAAGCCCGGCGGCGTTGCACGCTCTTGCAACTTCGTCCAGAACCGGATTTGGCCTGAGCAGAAGGTCAGTGTAATAGGCGTCAACCTCCGACCATTTTTGTTGCGACATTGTTGCCCCCTGACTTTATCACAGGAAAGAAAACGGCATTATGCCACCTGCCCCGGTCAAAGCAAAGGGCGGACAAAATTCAACTTCTTGGAAAATCTCTCAATAAAATTGGCTGGGGTGGCAGGATTCGAACCTGCGCATGGCGATACCAAAAACCGCTGCCTTACCACTTGGCTACACCCCACCAGACGGCCCCTCAGACGTCGGGACCCGAAAGAGTGAGGGGAACATAGCAAATTATCCACAGGTTTCAATCCTGTTTTTTGCCGGAATTTATTTTTTTGTCATAATTCCGTCAGAGCAGTGTTATTAAAGAATTCGCAATAAGCTTGGGCTATAAGTCCGGTTAAACAAATAACTAATTGATTCTAAAACAGGGGTCTTGAATGGCTATTGTGGTTACCGGCGCCGCCGGCTTTATTGGGTTTCATGTCTCCCGCCTGCTTCTCGGGCGCGGTGAGGAAGTCATCGGCATCGATATCGTCAACGATTATTATTCGGTGGAGCTGAAGCAGTCCCGGCTGGCGCTTTTGCAGGAAAATCCCGCCTTTACCTTCCACAAGATCGACTTTTCCGATTTCGATGCCCTGAAAGGCGCCCTCGACCAGCATAAAATCAGCCATGTGGTGCATCTCGGCGCCCAGGCCGGGGTCCGCTACAGCCTGGAAAACCCCTTTGCCTATGCCCAGTCCAACCTGCTCGGCCATCTCAACGTGATGGAATATTGCCGGCATCTCGATAATTTCGAGCATCTGGTCTATGCCTCTTCGTCCTCGGTTTACGGCGGCAACAAGAATATGCCCTTCTCGGTCGACGACCGGGTCGACAATCCGGTGTCGCTTTATGCCGCGACCAAAAAATCCGACGAGCTGATGAGCCAGAGCTACGCCCATCTGTTCCGCCTGCCGCAGACCGGCCTGCGCTTCTTTACCGTGTACGGCCCGTGGGGCCGGCCGGATATGGCCATGTGGATCTTCACCAAGAATATCCTGGCCGGCAAGCCGATCCCGGTGTTCAACCACGGCGACATGCGCCGCGACTTCACCTTTATCGAGGATATCATCGACGGCGTCGTGCGTTGTATGGACAATCCGCCCAAGGACGACGGCACCATGCACACCGTGGGCTCCAACGCGCCGCACCGGGTCTATAACATCGGTAATAACAACACCGAAAACCTGATGGACATGATCGGCGTGCTGGAAAAATCGCTGGGCAAGAAGGCGGAAATGGAGCTGCTGCCGATGCAGCCGGGCGATGTGAAGGAAACCGCCGCCGATATTTCCGCGATCCAGAACGACCTGGGCTTCGAACCCATGACCAAGATCGAGGAAGGCATTCCCCAGTTCGTGCACTGGTACAAGAATTACCACAAAATCAACTAGACAGGATCATATATGGAGTGGGGGAATATCATATCCCGGACCGCCTGGGCGCTGCTGCAGCCCAGCAACAGCCTGCTCCTGATCCTGGCGATCGGGTTGATCCTGGTCTGGCGCGGCAGCCGCAAATGGGGGCTGCGCCTTTCCTTTTTCTCCCTCATCTGCCTGGTGCTGATCGGCATCAGCCCGGTCGGCCAATGGCTGGCGGTGCCGCTGGAAAGTCGCTTTGCCGACTACCGTGCCGTCCCCGCCGGAGACTATGCCGGCATCATCGTGCTGGGCGGGGCGGAAAACAGCTATCTCAGTTCGGTCCACGACCAGGCCAATCTGTCGGGCCGGTCGGAACGGCTGATTGCCGGGGTCAAGCTGGCCCGGCAGTTTCCCGGCCTGCCGCTGATCTACAGCGGCGGCCTCGGCGATGAGGATGAATGGACCGAAAGCCGGGTTGCGAAACGTTTTTTCCAGGATGTGGGCCTGGATATGTCCCGGGTGCGGCTGGAAAGCAAGGCCTACAACACCTGGACCAATGCGGTGCGCAGCCTGGAGCTGATCCGGGAACAGGGCCTGGACGACAAGGGCACCTGGCTCTTGGTGACCAGCGCCAATCACATGCCGCGCTCGGTCGGCGCCTTCCGGGAGGCCGGCTTCAATGTCCGCCCCTGTCCGGTGGACTTCGATACCGACCTTGCCTACAGCTCCTTCCCCGATTTCGACAGCGGCAAAAACCTGGGCAGGTTTGACGATGTCGCCCATGAATGGCTGGGGCTTGTGGTTTATTATGTCACCGGCCGCTCCAGCAGCCTGTTTCCGGGCAAAGGCGACCTCAACTAAAAAACCCCGGCCTGGACCGGGGTTTCTCTGACATTCTGTTGTCTGGTTCCTAGAGCTGCCATTTGCGCAGGGTCTTCGGTTTTTCCATGGTGCGCCACATGGCCTTGATGTCGGCGATCAGGCCGCCGGGCTCAATCACCCGTTCAAAGAATTCGGGTGTCAGGGCCGCATATTCATCATGGGAGACGGCGCCGACAACGGCAGCATATTCACCGTCAGGAATAGCCTCCAGGTCGGACAGCAGCTTGATCTTGTAATATTTCTCGGCTTCTTCCGGATAGGCGGCGGCATCGGCCACATCGACGGTAAAGCCGCGCCGTTTCAGGCTGTTTATCAGGTCGATGGACTTGGTGTTGCGCAGGTCCGGGCAGTTTTCCTTGAAGGTCAGGCCCAGTACCAGGATCTTGCCGCTGCCGCTGAGCTGGGCGGCGATGCGCTCGGCCACGAAGTCAGCCATGCCGTCATTGATGGCGCGGCCGGACAGGATGATGCGCGGG comes from Emcibacter nanhaiensis and encodes:
- a CDS encoding O-methyltransferase yields the protein MSQQKWSEVDAYYTDLLLRPNPVLDEVARACNAAGLPPIAVSEAQGKFLYLLASIQGAGKILEIGTLGGYSTIWLARALGEGGRLISLEYEERHAAVARDNIKLAGLDKIAEVRVGKALDRLPEIEANEEGPFDLIFIDADKPNNPNYLTWAMKLTKPGSVIVSDNVVRNGNILDEQSLDKNIQGLRRFNEMVADDSRVTSTVIQTVGEKGYDGFMLTRVIS
- a CDS encoding GDP-mannose 4,6-dehydratase, with the protein product MAIVVTGAAGFIGFHVSRLLLGRGEEVIGIDIVNDYYSVELKQSRLALLQENPAFTFHKIDFSDFDALKGALDQHKISHVVHLGAQAGVRYSLENPFAYAQSNLLGHLNVMEYCRHLDNFEHLVYASSSSVYGGNKNMPFSVDDRVDNPVSLYAATKKSDELMSQSYAHLFRLPQTGLRFFTVYGPWGRPDMAMWIFTKNILAGKPIPVFNHGDMRRDFTFIEDIIDGVVRCMDNPPKDDGTMHTVGSNAPHRVYNIGNNNTENLMDMIGVLEKSLGKKAEMELLPMQPGDVKETAADISAIQNDLGFEPMTKIEEGIPQFVHWYKNYHKIN
- a CDS encoding YdcF family protein, with product MEWGNIISRTAWALLQPSNSLLLILAIGLILVWRGSRKWGLRLSFFSLICLVLIGISPVGQWLAVPLESRFADYRAVPAGDYAGIIVLGGAENSYLSSVHDQANLSGRSERLIAGVKLARQFPGLPLIYSGGLGDEDEWTESRVAKRFFQDVGLDMSRVRLESKAYNTWTNAVRSLELIREQGLDDKGTWLLVTSANHMPRSVGAFREAGFNVRPCPVDFDTDLAYSSFPDFDSGKNLGRFDDVAHEWLGLVVYYVTGRSSSLFPGKGDLN